DNA from Cynocephalus volans isolate mCynVol1 chromosome 2, mCynVol1.pri, whole genome shotgun sequence:
CTGCTTTGTGTCCATCAACCGGCTTCCCACCatccccctctcttcctcctttttccctcctctagtaaccacagttgaTTTGTGATCGTGGTAAAGTACAGATAACACAGCACTGGCCGCCTGGCCCTTCTGGTGTGAATTCAGCGGGGGTGTGACCTCTCCACCGTATGACCCGAGGCCTCCCAGACCCGCCCAGTAACTCCTGTGCTTTGTCCCCTTTGTGTTTCCTTCCAGGACTCCACGATGGGAGGCAAGCTCAGCAAGAAGAAGAAGGGCTACAGTGTGAACGACGAGAAAGCCAAGGACAAGGACAAGAAGGCTGAAGGCGCGGGGACCGAAGAGGAGGGGACCCCGAAGGAGAGCGAGCCCCAGGCGGCTGCGGAGCCCGCAGAGCCCAAGGAGGACAAGGCCGAGAAGGACGCCCAGGACGCCGAGCCCAAGGCCGACGACAAGGGCAAGAAGGACGCGGCTGCGGCCCAGGAGGGGGCGCCCAAGGCCGAGCCCGAGAAGACGGAGGGGGCCGCCGAGGCCAAAGTCAAGGCCGAGCCCGCCCAGGCCCCGGAGCAGGAGGCGGCGGCCGGCGACACCCCCAAAGCTACCGAGGAGGCCGCAGCCGCCGCCCCGGCCGAGAGCACGACCCCCGCTCCGGGGGGCGACCAGAGCCAGGAGGAAGGGGACCCCAAAAAGACTGAGGCTCCCGCAGCTCCTGCCGCCCCGGAGACGAAAAGCGACGGGGCCCCAGCTTCAGACTCAAAACCAAGCAGCACTGAGGCTGCCCCCTCTTGCAAGGAGCCCCCCGCAGCCACGGAAGCGCCCAGTTGTACCCCCAAGGCCCAGGCCCCCGCAGCCCCTGCAGAAGAGCTCAAGGCCCCCGAGGCCCCCGCGGCGAGTTCCGATCAAACCGTGGCCGTGAAAGAGTGACAAGGACAGCCAGGGGAGACACGACACTGCTTAagccacctctctctctctctttctccccttctctctctctctctccctctccctctttctctccctccccctctctctctctgtcctatACTAACTTGTTTCAAATTGGAAGTAACGACATGTATTGCCCAAGGAATAAAAAAAGGATGTTGTCCCATCAAGGGagggaggggttggggagaaTCCAAATAGTATTTTTGTGGGGAAATATCTAATATACCTTCAGTCAACTTTACCAATAAGTCCTGGATTTTCAAGGTCATGTCTGAAAGTTCCTGAACTGCTGTTACATGCCCCCCACTGCCAAGATCCCAggatcttttcttctgcagtgggGCTTGGGAGTGATGCGTTTGATTTCTGCCCCCAGGGCCTGTGCCAAGGCAATCAGATCTTTATGAAAGcagtattttctgtgttttctttttcatttacagcctttcttattttgatatttttttaatgtcgTGGATGAATGCCAACTTTCAGACAGCCCACTTAGCTGGTCCACATGTATCTCGATGCCGATCCTCCATTCTTCCTCTCCAGATATTTTTGGGAGTTACAAACATTCTCTCATCCTACTTAGCCTACCTAGATTTCTCATGACGAGTTAATGCATGTCCGTGGTTGGGTGCACCTGTAGTTCTGTTTATTGGTcagtggaaatgaaaaaaaaaagtctgcgtTCATTGCAGTTCCAGTTTCTCTTCCATTCTGTGTCACAGACACCAACACACCACTcattggaaaatggaaaaaataaaataaaaaaacaacaaaaaaaatgtacaatGGATGCATTGAAATTATATGTAATTGTATAAATGGTGCAACAGTAATAAagttaaacaattaaaaagaagtaataaagacTCTTGGTTTTCTTTTACCTCCTCCTGACCCCCTCAGTAACTACGTCATTAGAGAACAGAGCATCGTATCATGCATTTTCCCTAATGCATTTGGAtacaaaaataaagcaggatcCTCAAATTTTTGTGAGCattatctgtttaaaaaaatagctgGATCAGTGTCAGTAAATTATCTCAAGGCTAAACTGAAAACTTACTGTGTCCATGGCTATGCACCCTATAAAAATGTGGGTGTAATTAATCtccttaaaaagaacaaagattttGAATAAAGCACATTAAAAGACAATACACAGATTTGATCATGAAGGCTGAGAAGAAAAGATGATAAGATCTCATAGAAACATGTATGGAAGTTGTGAAACCACTAATGATCACTTTATTCtatctcccttccccctttcacTCTTTATCATATTCATGATAGAGCCAGGAAAGGGGACCCGAGAGTTGTGAGGCAGGCAAAGAGACAGCAGCCACGTGAAAGCAGGCATGGAACTGGCCTCTGTCGTGACcagatttttttctgtcctgGATTTGCCATTAATGACTGATGGCTCATAAGTCACTTTCAACCTTTTCAGACCTCTCTTGTTTTGCCTACAAGAGGGCATAGACTTGATGATCTCAAAGGCAGGGTCTCTTTGACTTCCGAGCTGTTTAGCAGTTTGTGTATATGCCTGGTGACAATTTTATATTACAATTAGTAGGAATGCAACAGGTGTGATGTCCTGTCCATCCCTTGATTGCTCCAAAACTTGAATACTGACCATCAGTGTGCTGAGGTTCCATCTGTGCTGCAGCTGCAGAAGGGGTTGGAGGATTAGTGTAAGCAGGGGTTGTTCTGGAATGGTCAGGCACACACATCAATTCTTGAATGTGTAAGGAAAGAAGCATTTGTCTCTTGGGTCTCTTGGTTGTAGTTTGGGTATTTTCTAATTGGATATTGGAAATCAAATctcaaatataaaacataaaagaacctTACTCTAGCCACTACAAAGATTATTCATTAAATGTCAGGTTTTTGGGCGAAGTGGATGGTAATTACCCAGAGTAATAAATAACAATTATATACTGTAGAAAGCTCTAACAAGAAATTTCCAGTGGAATTTATGAAGGCCGGTGTAATGGAATTAATTCCTAAAGGGCACGAACTCAGTGGGTGCGGGTGAACCAGGTTCCAGTCTGATGGGTTACATTACACATGgttaaataaaaagggaaaaaattcctCTCCAAGTATGTCCTGAGTAGTCTGTACCACACACACCAAAGATGTTGCCCATGGATAATAGCTGGTTAAGAAAGGGTGAAACAGTATTAGGCAAATATTGCACCTGTTGGGTTCAATTCATGTTTGTGATCACTTTTTGGCACTTTGGGTTCTTGTTTCTATAGTGAAATAAATTTGAACTCTAAATGCTTGAAAGCACAGCATGCAAGAAATATGTAAACACATTAACCACTAAGCAACTGTTTCAGGTAAGAAAAATAGGGGAATATCCAGATTGTTACCAATGTGTTCTAGCTTGTATAAAATAGTTTGGGGGCAGGGTGGTGGTCGTGGGGAGATGACAGATTCAATGAACCATGGAGGACATTTGTATAGCTACTAATATTAAATGCCACCCATTTCTTGCAGAAGAAAGTGCTTGGTGGAAGTAATATGTTATATAttcactgtcttccttccccttctcttaatttaaaaattcactggGCTTTTTGGTGATTAGAATAATCAAATCAGCCTCCTAGATTAGCATTTGTTAACTGTAAATTTCCATTTAGAGATAAATGAAACTAAAGGAAAGTTTTTCtcagtttatttatatttagagttgttGGGTAAGATATTGGAGAAGTAAACTCTGAGCTGTATTGTTTCTCTTTACTAACTTTATTAGGTGTTCAAGCAATTAGAGAGTATTAGAAATGTGGTCatcaaaatatgtaaattgaCATTTAGTTTTAccatctttaagaaaaatgatccttaaagaaaacatgtagGTTGAAATCATACATTGGGTGGAAAATGTAGTATGTGTGGGAGTAACCGGCTCAGCCAGGAAGGGAACAATTTTGGGCACCTAACCTAGATTGGTCCCTCCTCAGGAATGACTTAGAACGAAGGGAAGGCATTGCACATGTTGTGCTGAACAGGCAAGTCAGAAATATTTGGAACTTACTACATATTCGCTGAACTAACTCAGGTATGTACAACTCTATGAAGAATGAAGGGTTCCAGGGCATGATGACATCATTGGGTGACTGTGCATACTGCAAGGAAGAAACTAAGGAGTCAGAATGAACATGTCCAAAGTTTCCAgttttgcccccccccccactttgaAAGTCTTGTGGGGTAGCTGATGCTGCCTCTGCATATTAGGAATGGACCCAGGTTCCCAAGAGATGGGGTATACCAGTCATCCCAGGGTGGCCCTATGTGGCCTCAACCCCACGATAAGACCATATTCAGTCTGTTCCTGGCCATTGAGGCAGAGACCACATGGGCAGAAATGTTATTAGCCATTcctggaaaattttctttctcacagtGGGATTGAGACCCAGGTTTAGTGGACAGTAAGGACTTGATTATCAACTATCTGGTGCTGACAAGACCTAGACATTCTTTAGCTGCCTAAGTTTGATAAATTATTAGGTGCCAGCAGAGCAAAGAGTACTGCATTTGTACACAAAGTTTGTTTTCATAAAGCATTCTTTATTCATTAAATGAAACATCATGGTATACTGAAACAGTATCTTCGCTGAAACACACAACATACCAACTAAAGTCCACTGTCAGAGCTGGCTCTTGGCACActgatcttttgttgttcctttaCAAGGCTTTGACATACAGTAAACTTCAGTCGAGTTTcatttatgggggaaaaaaaagtgtataaaattaataaaatttactattcTGATGTTATCCAACTTCTTGTTTCAGGATTAATGACATTAATCTCCATTCTtctgatttctattctttttaaggGTAGCTGCAGATATTGTGAGCTTTAGTTTGACTAATTTGTGCAATAGTGAaaactgggtgctctggaggtAGTCTTAATATATGCAATAGTAACACCACCAAGAGTGGAATTCATCAGATGACCTTTACAGGCATCCTTATAAAAGGAGGCACACTTTACTTGATTTGTAACTGACAGTGTTTTGGTTTGCCAAgcagttaatattttaaatattcagctCAGAGATTGCTGTTTGGCCAGGgtgtcacaattttttttttttttttaaagtaaaaagggCCATGTAGGGAGTTATTTCATGAAGTTATatgtctttgattttaaaaagaaagctatcCCTTGTCGTGAGCCTATGTATTTCTGCTTTTTTAGTGACAAATTTTATTAGTGTATGGAATCTCAAAGTCCAGGAAAACATTGATTTAGTTCGTTTCTccaagtttttctgttttcatttcattaagaGCAATTTTCATTTTGAAGCCGTATGCTTCCATTCACATGTATATTTACGTATATTAAGTAATTCTTAGAGGGAATgtctttttgaaaaagaattacgattttccaaaaaaaattttttagtgcAAATGCACCCATTGGAATAGAAAAATCGAATGAAAATAtcatctctttatctctctgcCTCATGTACGCTTATGTGACCTTCATATTTTCCTAAGGTCCAAATGTCACATTTAttcctcattttgttttgtttgaaagtGGTTTTGTATTTCCCCTGAGTTTTTCTCTGGGTCCAGGAAAATTCACCTTTGTTATTCAATTATAAGTTTACTGGCCTTATATAATGTagccatttcttttgttttaattcctTCAGGTCAATGTGTTAAAATGTCAAATGATGAAAGGATGGTTAACAGGCACTGATTTAGAATCATTTAGAAAACACTCATGTTTGCTCTTTTTGTATATGTCTTTTGCTTATATAGTCCAGGATTTAAgcaactaagagtgaaagggtcTCAATGAAAATGATGTTTTGGGGAATTCTCAGTTTTACACATATTTTACTAATTCTCAAGCAGAGTTGcaggtaataaaaacaaaacattgttaGTCTGCAGGCTTCCCGGAAGCCCTGGGTGTGAAAACTTCTACTAAATCTTACAAAGAAATCTATTTTCTAAAACTTATGTAAATAttctgataaattttaaaaaaattgaagactgAGTTCTAAACACTATAAAGAAAGGCTCATTATTGGCACCCTTACTGTCTTTTGGCTTTTCAAGCTATGAATTTATTCAAGTAGAAAATGTGTTTGAATAGGCACCAAAGGCTCTTGGCTTGTAATTGAATGAATTCATCCTTAATGTCGATTGGATTGTATTGAAGAGTCACACAACCAGAAAGGCACATCATGTTAtattactcaaagaaaaaaatttacctgTTTTACCTTGAGAAAAATATGTTCACTTGTAACACACTTTAGTTCACAGAGAAGTGGGGAAGAAAAAcgaggtggaaaaaaaaaaaaagtccctcaGCCCTTTCTCTAAAAAGAATGCAATCCTCTTAATGGAAGGAAAAGACTACATTTTGGCACTTTACTGAAACAGCCCAGTTTTGAATTTTGCTATGAAAGTAGGGATGGCACTTCTAATTACAAAGCCTTTTACACTGGCTTGGGAAATTGGATTTGACAGGTGAACCCCATTAAAAGAGCTATCAGGTTCTATAGCAGCAGTGAACAATTTCTATCCTACTCTGCCTCAGCACAGACATCTAAGAATAGACCTAACCCTCAGCCGGAGCCACCCACTGCAGGAACCCAAGTCTGACTAGTATGCAAATTCCCCAGagggtgtattttttttttttttttttaactgagtaatagtgggctggccagttactcagttggttagagtgtggtgttaggacacgaaggtcaagggtttggatcctcatactggccagctgccaaaaaaaaaaaaaaaaaatagagactcTATTTTGCTTGCTAACTACTCAGCTGCATTCTCTTTCAGGAGCTGAAGTTGTCTTGACATTCAGAACAAATTCtaccttttcaaaataacacacacacacaaaatagtaaaaaatagtaaaaaaatctaaaaataacacAATTAGAAGGCAAACTAGAGAACATCAAAAAAGTTGCTAACATATCTGATACTAGTCAGAACTTCTTTATgagttttttgccttttatttattttctcccttccctattttgttttctgtacatTTTGTCTTTCCCATCAAGTTCCCTATGTCTACTTTTTATGTTGTTGTTCAGTAAATTAATTTCTGTAGTGATAATGTCACcgtcttcctgcctgcctgcctgccctccaCTGACTCCGCACTGAGGCAAATGCTTACATTGGGCCAGAactacaaaaattatatatacccTAAATGCACAGTTCTTAAGCAGACTTTAAGTGCAGTGTTCTTTCTGACTTTGCACAATCCCCGTTCTTCATTTTTTCAGGAAGAACAAATACAATTCACTTGGAACTTACCTGTACTTGTCTCTCCCCCCCGCCCCATTTATCAATAAGAATAACAGGGAGATTAATAGGGGATATGGTCAGCATCTAAAGTAATTTTCAGTAGTCCTTGATGTAGAGTGCTTATTAAAAGAGAATCTGGATGGTTCTAACACAAGAAGTTCTATTTCAGAAGCAGGGGCAGCAGTTCTTAGATGCCATACAACCTGGCTACACAAGAATTTTTTTGGATATCAAAATGAAGAGGTTCCAGCCCCCAAGGTATGAACCTGATTCAGTAGTTCTTATGGAAGGTGGAGGGGTGGGGCCAGGGTTTCTCTCTTTGGGAATCCACTGGGATAGTGTATATTTCACAAGATTTGTAATCAGAGACAGGTTAGAATTTGGGTTTGggttaacagagtgaagagacaacctacagaatgggagaaagtatttgcaaactatacatctgacaaagggttaatatcaagaatgtataaggaactaaacagcaaaaaaaccaaataataccaagtgagaaatgggcaaaggatgttaatagatacttctcaaaagaagatatacaaatggccaacaggcatataaaaaaatgctcaacatcactactcattagagaaatgcaaatcaaaacaatgagataccacctcaatctagttagaatggctattatcaaaaagaaaaaaagtgttggcaaggatgtggagaaaagggcacctttgcacactgttggtgggagtgtggaaagccattatggaaaacagtatggagtttcttcaaaaactgaaaatggaattaccatttgatccagcaatcccgctactgagtatatacccaaaggaaatgaagtcagtatgtcaaagagatacctgcactcccgtgtttattgcagcacaatttacaatagccatgatatggaatcaacctaagtgtccaacaatggatgaatggcttaaaaaagtggtatatacacatgatggaatactattccactataaaaaagtatgaaatcctctcatttgcagcaacatggatggacattgaggacatcatgttaagtgaaataagccaggctctgaaagataaataccacatgacctcattcatttgtggaattaaaaaaaaaaagttgatattacagagacagagtagaacagtgattaccagagacgggaggggagggagggaaaacagagaggttgaccaatgggtacaaaattacaattagataggaggaataagttctgatgttctgttGCACAGTGGGGTGACTACAGTTTCCAGTCAAGCTTTGTATATTAtgtaatagctagaggagagactTTTGAGTGTTTCTGCCACAAGAAATGATGAAaggcatgaggtgattgatatatTAATTACCCTAGCCCGATTATTATACAAcctatatgtatcaaaacatcatgttgtacacgtAAGTATGTATAATTGCAAtgtatgaattaaaataaataaagaatcgGAGTTTGGTGGCTTATTCTCTGATTTTAAGTGCATTAtgtacttaacatctctgaggcTCACTTACctcattagaaaaaaaggaaataagaacaaCGAAAAAGTGGATGTATTTTCAAGAAGATCTGGAAGTAACTGGCTCAACAAACTGCAGCTATTTCACTGGAGGCTTCAATCCCCCCCAAAAGCTGGAGTCATAGCTCTGGCCTGTGTGTCAATGAACTTCAATTGTAAAGGAACATgtaatggaaagacatt
Protein-coding regions in this window:
- the BASP1 gene encoding brain acid soluble protein 1, with the translated sequence MGGKLSKKKKGYSVNDEKAKDKDKKAEGAGTEEEGTPKESEPQAAAEPAEPKEDKAEKDAQDAEPKADDKGKKDAAAAQEGAPKAEPEKTEGAAEAKVKAEPAQAPEQEAAAGDTPKATEEAAAAAPAESTTPAPGGDQSQEEGDPKKTEAPAAPAAPETKSDGAPASDSKPSSTEAAPSCKEPPAATEAPSCTPKAQAPAAPAEELKAPEAPAASSDQTVAVKE